One segment of Brassica napus cultivar Da-Ae chromosome C3, Da-Ae, whole genome shotgun sequence DNA contains the following:
- the LOC106431257 gene encoding adenylate kinase 4-like → MADLEDVQTVDLMSELLRRLKCAQKPDKRLIFIGPPGSGKGTQSPMVKDEYCLCHLSTGDMLRAAVASKTPLGLKAKEAMDKGALVTDELVVGIIDEAMNKPKCQKGFILDGFPRTVAQAEKLDEMLKKRGTGIDKVLNFAIDDSVLEERITGRWIHPSSGRSYHTKFAPPKTPGVDDITGEPLIQRKDDNAEVLRSRLAAFHSQTEPVIDYYAKKSVLTNIKAEKPPKEVTSEVQKALS, encoded by the exons ATGGCGGATTTGGAAGATGTTCAGACGGTGGATCTCATGTCCGAGCTCCTCCGCCGTCTCAAATGTGCTCAAAAGCCAGACAAACGCCTCATCTTCATTG GACCTCCAGGGTCAGGGAAAGGTACACAATCTCCAATGGTGAAGGATGAATATTGCTTGTGTCATTTATCCACTGGAGACATGTTAAGAGCTGCTGTTGCTTCTAAGACCCCTCTTGGTCTCAAGGCCAAAGAAGCTATGGACAAG GGAGCGCTTGTCACTGATGAGTTGGTTGTTGGTATAATTGATGAAGCCATGAACAAGCCAAAATGTCAAAAAGGTTTCATCCTTGATGGGTTTCCCAGGACTGTTGCTCAAGCAGAGAAG CTAGACGAGATGCTTAAGAAGCGGGGAACTGGAATCGACAAAGTCCTCAACTTTGCCATCGATGACTCAGTCCTGGAGGAAAGAATCACCGGGAGATGGATCCACCCATCTAGTGGCAGGAGTTACCACACCAAGTTCGCCCCTCCCAAGACCCCTGGAGTTGATGAT ATTACCGGAGAGCCTCTGATCCAACGCAAAGATGATAATGCTGAGGTTCTAAGGTCGAGACTTGCTGCTTTCCACAGTCAAACTGAACCG GTGATTGACTACTACGCAAAGAAGTCTGTTCTTACAAACATCAAGGCCGAGAAGCCTCCCAAAGAAGTGACATCAGAGGTTCAAAAAGCATTGTCCTGA
- the LOC111204638 gene encoding O-fucosyltransferase 37, giving the protein MAKTLRTIKNPFFTPHPPSPFLLFSLLFFSPPKRTTSPRYLNHHHQTRCTPQQVFLLLISLSLLFSGISFLASSLTTSSTCIVSSPSSPLGFFVSDDPRHLLTSLAVSVPSTLLPLPARGGRSGNMTEEEREFWKQPNGEGYKPCLEFSLAYRKKAARVSKEKKRFLVVVVSGGLNQQRNQIVDAVVIATILEAALVVPVLQVNRVWGDESEFSDVFDVEHFKKTLRSDVRVVSSLPSTHLMSRQTIENQIPWDVSPVWIRAKFFKQLNEEGLLVLKGLDSRLAKNLPPDLQKLRCKVAFHALRFTAPIENLGNKLARRMWIEGPYIALHLRLEKDVWVRTGCLTGLGSEFDRIIAETRMSQPRYLTGRLNLTYTERRLAGLCPLNAYEIARLLKALGAPSNASIFVAGGEPFGGSRAMEPLAKEFANLVTKETLAHKGELLPYTNRSSALAAIDYIVSLSSDVFVPSHGGNMAKAMQGNRAYVGHMKFIMPNKRAMLPLMENPSVSESELSRVARKLHGKSQGHPESRRGRRDRDVLAYPVPECMCRHGKHRSIGFF; this is encoded by the exons ATGGCGAAAACGCTGAGAACAATCAAGAACCCTTTCTTCACTCCGCATCCACCATCTcccttcctcctcttctctctcctcttcttctctccCCCGAAGAGAACTACCAGTCCTCGGTATctcaaccaccaccaccaaactCGCTGCACGCCTCAGCaagtcttcctcctcctcatctCACTTTCCCTCCTTTTCTCGGGAATCTCGTTCCTCGCATCGTCTTTAACCACCAGCTCCACTTGCATCGTCTCCTCGCCGTCTTCCCCTCTCGGTTTCTTCGTATCCGACGACCCTCGCCATCTCCTAACTTCCCTCGCCGTCTCCGTCCCTTCCACGCTGCTTCCTTTACCGGCGAGAGGAGGACGTTCCGGGAACATGACGGAAGAGGAGAGGGAGTTCTGGAAACAGCCCAACGGCGAAGGTTACAAGCCGTGCTTGGAGTTCAGTTTGGCTTACAGGAAGAAAGCTGCGAGAGTCTCTAAAGAGAAGAAACGTTTCCTCGTCGTTGTCGTCTCCGGTGGACTCAATCAGCAACGTAATCAGATCGTTGACGCTGTTGTCATCGCGACGATTCTTGAAGCTGCTCTTGTTGTTCCAGTTTTGCAGGTGAATCGAGTTTGGGGTGACGAAag TGAGTTCTCTGACGTTTTCGACGTAGAGCATTTCAAGAAAACGCTTAGATCGGACGTGCGTGTTGTTTCTTCTTTACCGTCAACGCATCTTATGTCTAGACAGACTATTGAGAATCAGATTCCGTGGGATGTTTCTCCGGTTTGGATCCGTGCTAAGTTCTTCAAACAG TTGAACGAGGAAGGGCTTTTGGTGTTAAAAGGGTTAGACTCAAGGCTAGCCAAGAATCTCCCTCCGGATCTGCAGAAACTCAGATGCAAAGTTGCTTTCCATGCACTGAGATTCACAGCACCGATTGAGAATCTTGGGAACAAACTCGCGAGAAGGATGTGGATTGAAGGTCCTTATATAGCTCTCCACTTAAGGCTAGAGAAAGATGTATGGGTAAGAACCGGTTGTCTCACCGGTTTAGGCTCAGAGTTCGACAGAATCATAGCGGAAACAAGAATGTCTCAGCCGAGGTACCTCACTGGTAGACTCAACTTGAcctatacagagcgtaggcttgctggGTTATGTCCTCTCAATGCATATGAGATTGCAAG GTTGTTGAAGGCATTAGGAGCACCGAGCAATGCATCGATCTTTGTGGCAGGAGGTGAGCCGTTTGGTGGGTCACGAGCGATGGAGCCACTCGCTAAAGAGTTTGCTAACTTGGTGACAAAGGAGACATTAGCTCATAAAGGAGAGCTGTTGCCTTACACCAATAGATCTTCGGCTTTGGCTGCTATTGACTACATTGTCTCACTTAGCAGCGATGTTTTTGTTCCTTCACATGGCGGAAACATGGCCAAAGCTATGCAG GGAAACAGAGCTTATGTAGGGCACATGAAGTTTATAATGCCTAACAAGAGAGCGATGCTTCCTTTAATGGAGAACCCTTCGGTTTCAGAATCTGAGCTCAGTCGTGTGGCTCGGAAGCTTCACGGCAAGTCTCAGGGTCATCCTGAGTCAAGGAGAGGGAGGAGAGATCGTGACGTATTGGCTTATCCTGTTCCGGAGTGTATGTGTCGACATGGTAAACACAGGTCTATAGGTTTCTTCTAG